The Pseudarthrobacter sulfonivorans genome includes a window with the following:
- the thiE gene encoding thiamine phosphate synthase has translation MNAQSFAAAGTPSAPSPAPESLAGTDSAVGINTGLPHSARLYLCTDARRDRGDFGEFVDAAFAGGVDIIQLRDKAIEAAEELELLAVLRAAAERHGKLWAVNDRADIALLSGAPVFHIGQKDLPVASARTLLGAPAAIGLSTHTAEQIEGAIRLSGGLTDQGGLDYFCVGPVWATPTKPGRAAVGLDLVRYAAEAVRAAGGTQATLPWFAIGGIDLGNVEQVVEAGAGRIVVVRAITEAADPAAAAAALLAALDAGAS, from the coding sequence ATGAACGCGCAATCCTTCGCCGCTGCAGGCACGCCCTCCGCCCCCTCCCCCGCTCCCGAATCCTTGGCCGGAACAGACTCCGCCGTCGGCATTAACACCGGCCTCCCGCACAGCGCCAGGCTGTACCTGTGCACCGACGCGCGACGGGACCGCGGGGACTTTGGCGAGTTTGTGGACGCGGCGTTTGCCGGCGGCGTGGACATCATCCAGCTCCGGGACAAGGCGATCGAGGCGGCGGAGGAGCTGGAGCTGCTGGCCGTGCTTCGGGCCGCGGCCGAACGCCACGGAAAGCTGTGGGCAGTCAATGACCGTGCCGATATCGCGCTGCTGTCCGGCGCCCCCGTCTTCCACATCGGGCAGAAAGATCTGCCTGTCGCTTCCGCCCGCACGCTGCTCGGGGCACCAGCCGCGATCGGCCTTTCCACGCACACCGCCGAGCAGATCGAAGGCGCCATCCGGCTGTCCGGTGGGCTGACTGACCAAGGCGGCCTGGACTACTTCTGCGTAGGACCGGTCTGGGCCACTCCGACGAAACCGGGCCGGGCCGCCGTCGGCCTTGACCTGGTGCGGTACGCGGCCGAAGCCGTCCGCGCTGCCGGTGGCACCCAGGCCACGCTGCCCTGGTTTGCCATCGGAGGCATCGATCTCGGCAACGTGGAGCAGGTGGTGGAGGCCGGCGCCGGCAGGATTGTTGTGGTGCGTGCCATCACCGAAGCCGCGGACCCCGCAGCGGCGGCCGCGGCACTCCTGGCGGCCCTGGACGCCGGCGCATCCTGA
- a CDS encoding RNB domain-containing ribonuclease: MSHHRLAPNVHEQTNDLAAALSALRTELELPGPYPAEAVRDAEAAVAAHELPGADLTEVAFLTIDPASSTDLDQALFIERAGTGYRVLYAIADVPSFVRPGGGLDAETRRRGQTFYAPDGRIPLHPEVISEGAGSLLAGQLCSAYVWEFGLDDAAQVSTVSVQRATIRSRAKLSYKGAQAELDAGTAGPVLQLLKEVGLKRVELERQRGGASLNMPEQEIVQLPDGGYRIAAAPQLPVEDWNAQISLMTGMAAANLMLAGEVGILRTMPAPDERSLRHFRLQTEALGKPWDGKISYGEYLRSLDPTKPRQLAILHSAGMLFRGASYTAFDGTVPKDAIQSAIGAAYAHTTAPLRRLIDRFVLVICEALSNGKPVPDWAREALPSLPEIMAGSDQLASRMERMALDTVEAALLVNHVGQEFDAIVISGSKPQKDNGNGKNGNGTKNGAAKNGAAKNGNGPSGIIQIAEPAVTARCGGDLKSGTKVRVRLISSDIAAREVHFELLA, encoded by the coding sequence GTGTCACATCATAGGTTGGCCCCCAATGTCCACGAGCAGACGAACGACCTCGCGGCGGCGCTGAGCGCCCTGCGGACCGAGCTGGAACTGCCGGGACCCTACCCGGCGGAGGCGGTCCGGGACGCGGAAGCGGCGGTGGCCGCACACGAGTTGCCGGGTGCTGACCTGACGGAAGTGGCTTTCCTCACTATCGATCCGGCGTCGTCCACTGATCTGGACCAGGCGCTGTTCATCGAGCGTGCGGGCACTGGCTACAGGGTGCTATACGCCATCGCTGACGTGCCGTCCTTTGTCCGCCCCGGCGGCGGACTGGACGCAGAGACCCGGCGCCGCGGCCAGACGTTCTACGCCCCTGACGGCCGTATCCCGCTGCACCCGGAAGTCATTAGCGAAGGGGCAGGCAGCCTTCTGGCCGGCCAGCTGTGTTCCGCCTATGTCTGGGAGTTCGGGCTGGACGACGCCGCGCAGGTCTCCACTGTGAGCGTCCAGAGGGCCACCATCCGCAGCCGGGCCAAGCTGAGCTACAAGGGAGCCCAGGCCGAACTCGACGCCGGGACGGCCGGCCCTGTCCTGCAGCTCCTGAAGGAAGTGGGCCTCAAGCGCGTTGAACTGGAGCGGCAGCGTGGCGGCGCCAGCCTGAACATGCCCGAGCAGGAAATCGTGCAGCTGCCCGACGGCGGCTACCGGATTGCCGCGGCGCCGCAGCTTCCGGTGGAGGACTGGAACGCCCAGATCTCCCTGATGACGGGGATGGCGGCGGCAAACCTGATGCTGGCGGGAGAAGTGGGCATCCTGCGAACCATGCCCGCCCCGGACGAGCGCTCCCTGCGTCACTTCCGCCTCCAGACTGAGGCATTGGGCAAGCCGTGGGACGGCAAGATCAGCTACGGCGAATACCTCCGCAGCCTTGACCCGACCAAACCCCGGCAACTGGCCATCCTGCACTCCGCCGGCATGCTGTTCCGCGGTGCCAGCTACACGGCGTTCGACGGCACAGTCCCGAAAGACGCCATCCAGTCCGCCATCGGCGCTGCCTATGCCCACACCACGGCACCGCTCCGGCGTCTGATCGACCGTTTTGTCCTGGTGATCTGCGAAGCCCTGAGCAACGGCAAGCCGGTACCGGACTGGGCGCGGGAAGCCCTGCCGTCCCTGCCGGAGATCATGGCCGGATCCGACCAGCTGGCATCGCGGATGGAACGCATGGCGCTGGACACCGTGGAGGCCGCGCTCCTGGTCAACCATGTGGGCCAGGAATTCGATGCGATCGTGATTTCCGGCTCCAAGCCGCAGAAGGACAACGGCAACGGGAAAAACGGCAACGGCACCAAGAACGGCGCTGCGAAAAACGGAGCCGCAAAAAACGGAAACGGCCCCTCGGGGATCATCCAGATCGCCGAACCCGCCGTGACGGCCCGGTGCGGCGGCGACCTGAAATCCGGCACCAAAGTGCGGGTCCGCCTGATCTCGTCCGATATCGCCGCCCGCGAGGTCCACTTCGAGCTGCTGGCCTGA
- the thiO gene encoding glycine oxidase ThiO: MPPAISSPPEPAPASPATALHADVAVIGGGVIGHAIAWEVRRSGRSVVLIDDAPGNGASWAAAGMLAPVSELHYQEEDLLELMLASSGLWPAFAADLALAGAGDTGYLTTPTLAIGADAADRRALMDLRAVQQASGLVVEPLTVREARTRESLLSPAISCALDIPADHQVDPRKLVACLQEVLAIHGPGAGTAVAGARAGFAVDQRAAALLWEDGRVIGVKLAHGGTVQARETVVANGLQAASLDGLPVGLHLPLRPVYGDILRLAVPRHLRPLLTSTVRGMVHGVPVYIVPRQDGTVVIGATQREDALAGTGDAAVSAGGVYQLLRDAQVLVPAVSELELLECTARARPATPDNAPLLGRVPVSAPRTGNTANIAGLMVATGFFRHGVLLAPAAAAICRDLLDGRTDPRWGALSPARFSGKHHVAGIQSPDNDIRTKDLDPQKESA, translated from the coding sequence ATGCCCCCCGCAATAAGCAGCCCACCTGAGCCTGCACCAGCCAGCCCGGCCACCGCCCTGCACGCCGACGTGGCCGTCATCGGCGGCGGAGTCATCGGCCACGCCATAGCCTGGGAAGTCCGGCGGTCCGGCCGTTCCGTCGTGCTGATCGATGACGCGCCCGGCAACGGCGCCAGCTGGGCAGCCGCCGGCATGTTGGCCCCTGTGAGCGAACTGCATTACCAGGAGGAAGACCTCCTTGAGCTGATGCTGGCATCCTCCGGCCTGTGGCCTGCCTTTGCGGCCGACCTCGCCCTGGCCGGGGCTGGCGATACCGGATATCTGACGACGCCGACCCTCGCCATCGGCGCGGACGCTGCGGACCGCAGGGCGCTGATGGACCTCCGGGCTGTGCAGCAGGCCAGCGGCCTGGTGGTGGAACCCCTGACTGTCCGTGAGGCCAGGACGAGGGAATCCCTGCTTAGCCCGGCCATATCCTGCGCCCTGGACATCCCCGCCGACCACCAGGTGGATCCACGGAAACTCGTGGCGTGCCTCCAGGAAGTCCTGGCCATCCACGGACCGGGAGCAGGAACCGCCGTGGCAGGTGCCCGCGCGGGATTCGCCGTTGACCAACGTGCCGCTGCCCTGCTCTGGGAGGACGGCCGCGTCATCGGCGTGAAGCTCGCCCACGGCGGAACTGTCCAGGCTCGGGAGACCGTCGTGGCCAACGGATTGCAGGCGGCGTCGCTGGATGGCCTGCCGGTTGGACTGCACCTGCCCCTGCGGCCCGTCTACGGTGACATCCTGCGGCTGGCTGTTCCGCGGCACCTGCGCCCGCTCCTCACCTCCACTGTCCGCGGAATGGTCCATGGTGTGCCGGTCTACATCGTTCCCCGGCAGGACGGCACGGTGGTGATCGGCGCTACGCAGCGAGAAGACGCGCTCGCCGGGACGGGCGACGCTGCTGTCTCGGCGGGCGGCGTCTACCAGTTGCTGCGGGACGCCCAGGTCCTGGTGCCGGCCGTCTCGGAGCTTGAACTCCTGGAATGCACAGCGCGGGCAAGGCCTGCGACCCCGGACAACGCCCCTCTCCTCGGCCGCGTACCGGTTTCCGCGCCACGGACGGGGAACACGGCGAACATTGCCGGGCTGATGGTTGCCACCGGATTCTTCCGCCACGGAGTGCTGCTGGCTCCGGCGGCGGCGGCCATCTGCCGGGACCTGCTGGATGGCCGGACGGACCCGCGATGGGGGGCCCTCAGCCCGGCCCGCTTTTCAGGAAAGCACCACGTAGCCGGCATACAGTCCCCAGACAATGACATCCGCACGAAGGACCTCGACCCACAGAAGGAATCAGCATGA
- the thiS gene encoding sulfur carrier protein ThiS gives MNITLNGSRHSVADDASITTLISQITGRPLAANGQATDGQKLGVAVAHNSEVVPRSQWFVTALAEGDDVELVTAVQGG, from the coding sequence ATGAACATCACCCTCAACGGCTCGCGCCATTCCGTGGCGGACGACGCCTCCATCACCACCCTCATCAGCCAGATCACTGGACGTCCCCTCGCGGCCAACGGCCAGGCGACAGACGGGCAGAAACTCGGCGTCGCCGTCGCCCATAACTCCGAAGTAGTACCCCGCAGCCAGTGGTTCGTCACGGCGCTCGCCGAAGGTGACGACGTCGAACTGGTCACAGCAGTCCAGGGAGGCTGA
- a CDS encoding 4a-hydroxytetrahydrobiopterin dehydratase yields MAGKEDILTRERIEAVLAALPDWQYRLGGLVAVYKTPTAAAALELIAAVGRVAEEQNHHPDLDWRYNRVHLRYTSHDAGGEVTERDAAAAAAVSAAAVRLGATAQPVA; encoded by the coding sequence GTGGCCGGCAAGGAAGACATACTCACGCGGGAGCGCATCGAGGCTGTCCTCGCCGCGCTCCCCGACTGGCAGTACCGGCTGGGCGGGCTCGTCGCTGTCTACAAGACGCCGACGGCGGCCGCCGCACTGGAGCTGATTGCCGCCGTCGGACGCGTGGCGGAAGAACAGAACCACCACCCGGACCTTGACTGGCGCTACAACAGGGTGCATCTCCGCTACACGTCCCACGACGCCGGCGGCGAGGTCACTGAGCGGGATGCCGCTGCTGCCGCAGCGGTGAGTGCTGCTGCCGTTCGGCTCGGCGCCACAGCCCAGCCGGTGGCTTAG
- a CDS encoding thiazole synthase: protein MTVTSNISTHNRPEAADRLVIDGVELGSRLIMGTGGAPSLDGLGAALLASGTELTTVAMRRYAPAESGSLFQLLVDHGIRILPNTAGCFTARDAVMTAELAREALETDWIKLEVIADEQTLLPDAVELVDATEHLVNRGFKVFAYTNDDPVLALRLENLGAAAVMPLGAPIGTGLGILNPHNIELIVSRASVPVVLDAGIGTASDAALAMELGCDAVLLATAVTRAQNPALMGEAFKHAVIAGRLAKAAGRIPRREHALASSAMEGRAEFL from the coding sequence ATGACAGTAACCAGCAACATCAGCACACATAACCGTCCCGAGGCCGCAGACAGGCTGGTCATCGACGGCGTCGAGCTCGGCTCCCGCCTCATCATGGGCACCGGTGGCGCCCCCAGCCTCGACGGGCTGGGGGCAGCCCTCCTGGCGTCCGGAACCGAGCTGACCACAGTGGCCATGCGGCGCTATGCGCCGGCTGAATCGGGATCCCTTTTCCAGCTCCTGGTGGACCACGGGATCCGGATCCTGCCCAACACCGCCGGCTGCTTCACCGCCCGGGACGCGGTCATGACGGCGGAACTCGCCCGCGAAGCGCTGGAAACGGACTGGATCAAGCTGGAAGTCATCGCCGACGAACAGACCCTGCTGCCGGACGCCGTGGAATTGGTGGATGCTACGGAACACCTTGTTAACCGGGGCTTCAAAGTGTTCGCCTACACCAACGATGACCCGGTCCTGGCCCTGCGGCTGGAAAACCTGGGGGCCGCTGCGGTCATGCCGCTCGGAGCACCCATCGGCACCGGCCTGGGGATCCTGAATCCACACAACATCGAACTGATCGTCTCGCGCGCCTCGGTGCCCGTGGTGCTGGACGCCGGCATCGGCACGGCATCCGACGCCGCCCTGGCCATGGAGCTTGGCTGTGATGCCGTGCTGCTGGCCACTGCAGTCACGCGGGCGCAGAACCCTGCACTCATGGGGGAGGCCTTCAAACACGCCGTCATTGCCGGTAGGCTGGCGAAAGCGGCCGGCAGGATTCCGCGCCGCGAGCACGCCCTGGCGTCATCGGCCATGGAAGGCCGGGCAGAGTTTCTCTAG
- a CDS encoding DUF3107 domain-containing protein, whose translation MEIKIGIQNIGREIVLESAQDADAVATVVQEAITKGTDLRLKDDKGRIIIVPGNALGYVEIGAEEARKVGFGQF comes from the coding sequence TTGGAAATTAAGATCGGCATTCAGAACATTGGCCGCGAAATCGTATTGGAATCTGCTCAGGATGCTGACGCTGTAGCCACGGTCGTTCAAGAAGCCATCACCAAGGGCACAGACCTCCGCCTCAAGGACGACAAGGGACGCATCATCATCGTTCCCGGGAACGCCCTGGGCTACGTGGAAATCGGCGCCGAAGAGGCCCGCAAGGTCGGTTTCGGCCAGTTCTAG
- a CDS encoding DEAD/DEAH box helicase, translating to MSELHTHQILTDDSGIETIEPEETIISDEKPHEIEEKSFADYNVRADIVESLADAGITHPFPIQAMTLPVALSGHDIIGQAKTGTGKTLGFGIPALQRVVGPDDAGYDKLAVPGAPQALVIVPTRELAVQVANDLQNASRKRNARITTIYGGRAYEPQVEALQNGVEVVVGTPGRLIDLYKQKHLVLKNVKMVILDEADEMLDLGFLPDVETLIAGTPAVRQTLLFSATMPGPVIAMARRYMTQPTHIRAADPDDEGLTKRDIRQLIYRAHSMDKIEVVARILQARGRGRTIIFTKTKRTAAKVAEELVDRGFAAAAIHGDLGQGAREQALRAFRNNKVDVLVATDVAARGIDVDDVTHVINYQCVEDEKIYLHRVGRTGRAGNKGTAVTFVDWDDMPRWGLINKALGLSVPEPVETYSSSPHLYEELDIPEGTKGRLPRNKRVLAGVDAELLEDLGETGKKNTRPSGGRDSGRDSNRDAGRSGARDSSSRRTSEPGGRSGDRRRRTSDAATAGTSPAPEPAAAAPAEGEVDPRARRSRTRTRRRNGEVVAGADNGPQQRSTEA from the coding sequence GTGAGTGAATTGCATACCCACCAGATCCTGACTGACGACTCCGGCATCGAGACGATCGAACCCGAAGAAACCATCATCTCGGACGAGAAGCCGCACGAGATCGAGGAGAAATCCTTCGCTGACTACAACGTCCGCGCCGACATCGTGGAGTCCCTCGCCGACGCCGGGATCACCCACCCCTTCCCCATCCAGGCCATGACCCTGCCGGTGGCGCTTTCGGGCCACGACATCATCGGGCAGGCCAAGACCGGCACCGGCAAGACCCTCGGCTTCGGCATTCCCGCGCTGCAGCGCGTGGTGGGTCCGGACGACGCCGGCTACGACAAGCTCGCCGTTCCGGGTGCACCTCAGGCCCTGGTCATCGTGCCCACCCGCGAGCTGGCCGTCCAGGTGGCCAATGATCTCCAGAACGCTTCCCGCAAGCGGAACGCCCGCATCACCACCATCTACGGCGGCCGTGCCTACGAGCCCCAGGTGGAGGCCCTGCAGAACGGCGTCGAGGTAGTCGTCGGTACTCCCGGCCGCCTCATCGACCTCTACAAGCAGAAGCACCTGGTCCTGAAGAACGTCAAGATGGTCATCCTTGACGAGGCCGACGAAATGCTGGACCTCGGCTTCCTGCCGGACGTGGAAACCCTCATCGCCGGTACCCCTGCAGTCCGCCAGACCCTGCTGTTCTCTGCCACCATGCCCGGCCCGGTCATCGCCATGGCCCGCCGCTACATGACGCAGCCCACCCACATCCGGGCCGCTGATCCGGACGACGAGGGCCTCACCAAGCGCGACATCCGCCAGCTCATCTACCGCGCCCACAGCATGGACAAGATCGAGGTTGTTGCCCGCATCCTGCAGGCACGCGGCCGCGGCCGGACCATCATCTTCACGAAAACCAAGCGCACCGCCGCGAAGGTTGCCGAGGAGCTCGTGGACCGTGGCTTCGCCGCCGCCGCCATCCACGGTGACCTGGGCCAGGGCGCCCGCGAGCAGGCGCTCCGTGCCTTCCGCAACAACAAGGTGGACGTCCTGGTGGCCACTGACGTCGCCGCCCGCGGCATTGACGTCGACGACGTCACGCACGTCATCAACTACCAGTGCGTTGAAGACGAAAAGATCTACCTGCACCGGGTGGGCCGCACCGGCCGCGCGGGCAACAAGGGCACAGCAGTGACCTTCGTCGACTGGGACGACATGCCGCGCTGGGGCCTGATCAACAAGGCCTTGGGGCTCAGCGTCCCGGAGCCCGTGGAAACGTACTCCTCCTCGCCGCACCTGTACGAAGAGCTGGACATCCCGGAAGGCACCAAGGGTCGCCTGCCCCGCAACAAGCGCGTGCTGGCCGGCGTCGACGCCGAGCTCCTCGAGGACCTGGGCGAGACCGGCAAAAAGAACACCCGTCCCAGCGGTGGCCGTGACAGCGGGCGCGACAGCAACCGCGACGCCGGCCGCTCCGGTGCTCGCGACAGCAGCAGCCGCCGCACCAGCGAGCCCGGCGGACGCTCCGGTGACCGCCGTCGTCGTACCTCTGATGCGGCGACCGCCGGCACCAGCCCCGCCCCCGAACCGGCTGCTGCGGCTCCGGCCGAAGGCGAAGTGGACCCCCGTGCCCGCCGCAGCCGGACCCGCACCCGCCGCCGCAACGGCGAAGTGGTGGCCGGTGCCGACAACGGCCCGCAGCAGCGCAGCACCGAGGCATAA
- a CDS encoding DNA-methyltransferase → MTDTVWAPDGSNLVVHADNAEFLPSLPDGAFTLIYVDPPFNTGRVQKRQETRMVLNTDGDGDRVGFKGRSYDTIKGALHRYDDAFSDYWSFLEPRLVEAWRLLADDGTLYLHLDYREVHYAKVMLDAIFGRECFLNEIIWAYDYGARAKYRWPTKHDNILVYVKNPAKYHFDNAEVDREPYMAPGLVTPAKRELGKLPTDVWWHTIVSPTGKEKTGYPTQKPEGLIRRVVTASSRPGDWCLDFFAGSGTLGAVAAKLDRKFVCVDQNQPAIDVMAKRLGAKATFTSFPPV, encoded by the coding sequence ATGACTGACACCGTCTGGGCGCCGGACGGCAGCAACCTGGTGGTTCACGCGGACAACGCGGAGTTCCTCCCCTCGCTGCCGGACGGCGCCTTCACCTTGATATATGTCGACCCGCCGTTCAACACCGGCAGGGTCCAGAAGCGCCAGGAAACGCGGATGGTGCTGAACACCGATGGTGACGGCGACCGCGTGGGCTTCAAGGGGCGTTCCTACGACACCATCAAGGGCGCCCTGCACCGGTACGATGACGCCTTCAGTGACTACTGGTCATTCCTGGAACCCCGGCTCGTGGAGGCCTGGCGGCTGCTGGCTGACGACGGCACGCTGTACCTCCACCTGGATTACCGGGAGGTCCATTACGCCAAGGTGATGCTTGACGCGATCTTCGGCCGCGAGTGCTTCCTCAACGAGATCATCTGGGCGTACGACTACGGTGCCCGCGCCAAGTACCGCTGGCCCACCAAGCACGACAACATTCTCGTGTACGTCAAGAACCCGGCGAAATACCACTTCGACAACGCCGAAGTGGACCGCGAGCCGTACATGGCACCGGGCCTGGTGACACCGGCGAAGCGTGAGCTCGGGAAGCTGCCCACCGACGTCTGGTGGCACACCATCGTCTCCCCCACAGGCAAGGAAAAGACCGGCTACCCCACGCAGAAGCCCGAGGGCCTCATCCGCCGTGTGGTGACGGCGTCAAGCCGGCCCGGTGACTGGTGCCTGGACTTCTTCGCCGGATCCGGGACCCTGGGCGCCGTGGCGGCCAAACTGGACCGGAAGTTCGTGTGTGTGGACCAGAACCAGCCGGCCATCGACGTGATGGCCAAGCGGCTGGGCGCCAAGGCAACCTTTACGTCGTTCCCACCCGTCTGA
- a CDS encoding aminopeptidase P family protein gives MNDAENTPTSVSQPLDERVNNRSQRPSSAAFKAFMASNWAPSGQHLPALDAVANYAAARRKAISEKFKGERLVIPAGPLKVRSNDCDYRFRPHSGFAHLTGLGLDHEPDAVLILEPAGEGKGDGGSHHRATLYFRPLAGRDTEQFYADSRSGEFWIGARPTLAEFEARLGLATAHIDGLESAITKNVGAPEIGGISIRLVRKVDENIDALVDTARYNTAKDPDNLDLAVLDALDEKLSEALSELRLLKDEWEIEQMMTAVAATVEGFVEVVKALPRALTHARGERVVEGAFFARAREVGNELGYDTIAAAGNNATVLHWTRNTGRINAGELLLLDAGVEADSLYTADVTRTLPVNGTFTAVQRKVYEAVLDAADAGFAAAQPGAKFRDIHTAATNVLAERLAEWGLLPVSVEEAVSTEGQQHRRWMPHGTSHHLGLDVHDCAQAKRELYLDGILTEGMVFTIEPGLYFKNEDLAIPAEYRGIGVRIEDDILMTADGPVNLSAALPRKADDVQSWMAGIYQELDGGLASGDFR, from the coding sequence GTGAACGATGCCGAAAACACCCCGACCTCTGTCTCCCAGCCCCTCGACGAGCGCGTCAACAACCGCTCTCAGCGGCCCAGTTCCGCTGCTTTCAAGGCCTTTATGGCCAGTAACTGGGCGCCGTCCGGGCAGCACCTGCCGGCGCTCGACGCCGTGGCCAACTACGCCGCGGCCCGGCGCAAGGCCATCTCAGAGAAGTTCAAAGGCGAACGCCTGGTCATCCCCGCCGGTCCGCTGAAGGTCCGCTCCAACGACTGCGACTACCGGTTCCGTCCGCATTCTGGCTTCGCGCATCTCACCGGACTGGGCCTGGATCATGAGCCGGACGCCGTGCTCATTCTGGAACCGGCCGGTGAAGGAAAGGGCGACGGCGGCAGTCACCACCGTGCCACGCTGTACTTCCGTCCGCTGGCCGGCCGGGATACAGAACAGTTCTACGCTGACTCCCGTTCCGGCGAGTTCTGGATCGGTGCACGGCCCACCCTGGCCGAGTTCGAAGCGCGCCTGGGCCTGGCCACCGCCCACATCGATGGACTTGAATCGGCGATCACCAAGAACGTGGGTGCCCCGGAAATCGGCGGCATCTCCATCCGGCTGGTGCGCAAGGTGGACGAGAACATCGACGCCCTGGTGGATACTGCCCGGTACAACACTGCCAAGGACCCGGACAACCTGGATCTGGCTGTCCTGGATGCACTGGATGAAAAGCTTTCCGAAGCGCTGTCTGAACTCCGCCTTCTGAAGGATGAGTGGGAAATCGAACAGATGATGACTGCAGTAGCTGCGACTGTCGAGGGCTTCGTGGAGGTAGTCAAGGCCCTGCCCCGCGCCCTGACCCATGCCCGCGGCGAGCGCGTGGTGGAAGGCGCGTTCTTTGCCCGTGCCCGCGAGGTAGGCAACGAACTGGGCTACGACACCATCGCCGCCGCCGGCAACAACGCCACAGTCCTGCACTGGACGCGGAACACCGGCAGGATCAACGCCGGTGAACTGCTGCTGCTGGACGCCGGCGTTGAAGCGGACTCGCTCTACACCGCCGACGTCACCCGGACCCTGCCAGTCAACGGAACGTTCACCGCAGTCCAGCGCAAGGTCTACGAGGCAGTCCTGGATGCTGCCGACGCCGGATTCGCCGCTGCCCAGCCAGGTGCCAAGTTCCGGGACATCCACACCGCGGCCACCAATGTGTTGGCGGAACGTCTAGCCGAGTGGGGGCTGCTCCCGGTGAGTGTCGAGGAAGCCGTCAGCACGGAAGGCCAGCAGCACCGCCGCTGGATGCCGCACGGCACCAGTCACCACCTTGGCCTGGATGTCCACGACTGCGCCCAGGCAAAGCGCGAACTGTACCTCGACGGCATCCTGACGGAGGGCATGGTCTTCACCATCGAACCCGGCCTGTACTTCAAGAACGAGGACCTGGCCATCCCGGCAGAGTACCGCGGCATTGGCGTGCGGATCGAAGACGACATCCTCATGACGGCCGATGGTCCGGTGAACCTCAGCGCTGCACTGCCCCGCAAGGCCGACGACGTCCAGTCCTGGATGGCAGGCATCTACCAGGAGCTGGACGGTGGTTTGGCAAGCGGAGACTTCCGCTAG
- a CDS encoding PHP domain-containing protein: MRIDLHAHSNVSDGTETPADVMASAARAGLDVVALTDHDSTDGWAEASLAALENGVALVPGMEVSCRTAQGISVHLLSYLHDPAHPGLLEEITKAKDARLTRAERMVTLLAEDYPLTWDDVIHHVAPGATLGRPHIADALVAAGVVADRSEAFTSILTSHSRYFVQHYAPEPATAVELVRAAGGVPVFAHPVASGRGRIVGERTYRDMIDAGLAGLEIDHRDNPEEGREFLRGLASKHGLLITGSSDYHGAGKPNLLGENLTTADVLARIEELGTGIAVVRP, encoded by the coding sequence GTGAGGATTGACCTGCATGCCCACTCGAACGTTTCGGACGGCACCGAAACCCCCGCCGACGTGATGGCTTCGGCTGCCCGGGCGGGCCTGGACGTGGTGGCACTAACCGATCACGACTCCACGGACGGCTGGGCCGAAGCATCCCTCGCGGCGCTGGAAAACGGGGTGGCCCTGGTCCCCGGCATGGAGGTCTCCTGCCGGACCGCGCAAGGGATCAGTGTGCATCTGCTGAGTTACCTGCACGATCCTGCCCACCCTGGGCTGCTTGAAGAGATCACCAAGGCCAAGGACGCGCGCCTCACGCGGGCCGAACGCATGGTGACCCTGCTCGCCGAAGACTACCCGCTGACGTGGGACGACGTCATCCACCATGTGGCTCCCGGGGCTACCCTGGGCCGGCCGCACATCGCTGATGCCTTGGTGGCGGCCGGTGTGGTGGCAGACCGCTCGGAGGCGTTCACGTCCATCCTGACGTCCCATTCGCGCTACTTTGTCCAGCACTACGCACCGGAACCCGCCACCGCCGTCGAACTGGTCCGTGCCGCTGGTGGTGTTCCCGTTTTCGCGCATCCCGTGGCGTCCGGCCGGGGCCGGATCGTGGGGGAGCGCACCTACCGCGACATGATCGACGCCGGCCTGGCCGGCCTGGAGATCGACCACCGCGACAACCCCGAGGAGGGGCGGGAATTCCTCAGGGGCCTGGCATCCAAGCACGGGCTGCTGATCACCGGCTCTTCGGATTACCACGGAGCGGGCAAACCGAACCTGCTGGGAGAAAACCTGACCACCGCGGATGTGCTGGCACGGATTGAGGAACTCGGCACGGGAATCGCCGTCGTCCGCCCCTGA